Genomic segment of Pseudomonadota bacterium:
CCGAGAACCCGACCGGACTGCTCGATCAAGGCGGACACCGGGACCACCACCTGCTGCTTGAGGGTCTCGAATGCCGAACGCGTGGCGATGATGGCGACGACCAGACCGAACATCAAGACTCCGATGAGAACCGCTGCCGGACCTTCGCGGAGCGTGGGATCGACCGCCGGGAGGGCCACGCAGCCCATCTCGAGCGTGAGCAGGATGATCACGATGCGACGGTACGAATTCGTGAGCAGCCGTTGTTCGTCCATGACGTGTGTTGATTCAAGGCCGACAGGCCATCTCCTGGAGCCTCGGCCGGTCTCGCGCTACGGTCTGGAGGCGAAACGACCTTCGAGACCGAAGACCCGCTTGATGCAGCCCGGCATCGCACCAGCGCACGAGTGACGAGCGGAGGAATGAGGCCTCGCGCGGGCCTGAGCAAGCCATGACGCTTCCCGTACCCGATCTCGCAACGACCCCCGTGTCTTCTCCCGAGAAGATCCTCCTGGTCGACGACACCCCCATCAACATCCAGATGCTCCATCAGGTGCTGAAGGGACAGGGGTACCACCTGCTCATGGCGCGCAACGCCGAAGACGCGCTGCGAATCGCGCGCGACGAGCGTCCAGATCTGGTTCTGCTCGACATCGTCATGCCGGATGTCGACGGCTTCGAGACGTGCCGTCGCCTGAAAGAAGACGTGTCGACCCGCGACGCCGCGGTCATCTTCATGTCGTCGCTCAGCGAGACCGACAGCAAGGTGAAGGGCCTCGAGGTGGGGGCGGTCGACTACATCACCAAGCCCTTCGAGCCGGCCGAGGTCATCGCACGGGTGAACACCCACATGACCATCCAGCGGCTGCAGCGCGATCTCACGCGCAAGAACGAGTTCATCAGAAACGTGTTCGGCCGCTACGTCTCTGCGCAGGTCGCCCAGCAGGTTCTCGACTCTCCGGAAGGCCTCGACTTCGGGGGCGAGGAGCGCGAGGTCACCATCCTGATGTCCGACCTGCGGGGGTTCACCAGCATCGTGAACCGTCGCACCCCCAAGGAGGTGCTCTCGCTGCTGAACCTGTACCTCGAGGCCATGGTCGAGGTCATTGAGCGGTTCCAGGGCACCATCATCGAGATTCTCGGAGACTCGTTCCTGGTGATGTTCGGCGCCCCCCTGTCTCTGCCCGATCACGCCGACCGCGCGGTGGCCAGCGCCATCGCCATGCAAGGGGCGATGGTCGAGGTGAACCGAGTGGCCGGCGACCAGAGCCTGCCGCTGCTCGAGATGGGCATCGGCGTGCACACCGGGCCGTGCGTGGTGGGCAACATCGGCTCAGAGCGCCGCAGCAAGTACGCCGCCGTGGGCACCACGGTGAACCTCGCGGGGCGCATCGAGTCGGTCACCATGGGTGGTCAGGTGCTCGTCTCCGAGACCACGCTGGCGGCGGTGAAGGTCCCCCTCGAACTGGAAGGTGAGTTCTCCATCGAGCCCAAGGGCGTCATGCGCAGCCTCCACCTGAGTGCGGTGCGTTCCATCGGAGGACCGTTCGCCCTGTCTCTTCCCGAGACCGATCGCACCCTGCACCTCGTGGTGCCGGCGCTGCCGCTCTCGTTCACCGTGGTGCATGAGAAAGCGGTGGCGCAGACCGTTCACGACGGTCTGCTGCTCGAGCTGTCGGAGCGCGAGGCGCGCTTCGTGTCGAGCTTCGTCCCCCATCCGCTCGACAACCTCAAGATCCGGCTGGCCGACGACACCGGCGAGCAGGTCTGCGAGACCTATGCCAAGGTGCAGGCCAACAGCAACGGGGCAGGCAACACCACCCTCATCCGCTTCACGTCGCTCTCCGCTGATGTGCGCAACTGGATTGCCAGCCAGCTTCCGAGACGGCGTTGACAGCGGCACACGGTGGGGAGGCCGCGCTGTCTGGACGGGCTTCGCCACGGTTCCGAGCCCTGATGGCCCTGCTCATCGCCGCCAACCTGCTTCTCGCCCTCTGGTGGCATCAACGCGCGGGTGCCCCCCGGCGCCCCACCCGCCTGTTGCTCGTCACCATCGACTGCCTTCGCGATGACTACATGCGCGACGCGAGCAAGGCGACCTACGTGAGCAACGCGCTCGCGCTCTCGCGCCAGGGCGTGAGCTTCGAGCGGGCCTACGCGCAGTGCGATCGCACCAGCTTTGCCACCGCGTGCCTGCTCCACAGTCGATTCATGAGCGACGGAGGGTCGTGGCCCTCGCTGCCGGAGCAGCTGCAGCGCCGCGGCTACGCCACGGCCGCGTTTCTGTCGAGCTATGTGATGCTGGCCTCCGGACGCTTCTCGCTCTCCACGGGCTTCGACACCTTTGACTGCCCCCGTGCAGACGCGGGGGCCGAGTGGCGGCCGGCGGAGGCCACCACCGATGTCGCGCTGCAGTGGATGGCCTCGCACAAACGCGACCCCCACTGGTTCCTGTGGGTCATGCTCTGGGACATCCATCAGGCCACCAGCCTCATCACCGCGGGCGCGGCCGCGCCGTCGTCGTACCCCTCCACCTATGACGCGGGAGCGGCGGCCAGCGATCGCGCCCTGGGGCGCCTGATGAAGGGGCTCGCCGAGACCGGGCAGGACGACGACACGCTGGTGGTGCTCACCGCGAATCACGGCTTCTCTGAAAATGCCCAGGACGACGCGCTCACCGAGGGGCTGCTGCACGTGCCGCTGGTCATGCGAGCGCCGCGCTGGCTCGGCGAGCCGCGACGCGTCTCCACCCCGGCGATGCACGTCGACGTGGCGCCGACCGCCCTCTCGACCCTCGACGTGCCGGGCGAGGGAGGGTCGGGGCAGGTGCTGATGTCGGCGCTTGACCCGGAACGCCCCGTGTTTGCGGAAACGCCCGAGCAGGCCGGCCGATGCGTGATACGAAACGGCTGGCAGCTCGTGGAGTACGTTCGCGATTTCACCGTGCATCGGCGCATCAACGGAGTCGATCAGTTCGTGGTGCGAAAGCGGAGCCAGACGCG
This window contains:
- a CDS encoding adenylate/guanylate cyclase domain-containing response regulator; protein product: MTLPVPDLATTPVSSPEKILLVDDTPINIQMLHQVLKGQGYHLLMARNAEDALRIARDERPDLVLLDIVMPDVDGFETCRRLKEDVSTRDAAVIFMSSLSETDSKVKGLEVGAVDYITKPFEPAEVIARVNTHMTIQRLQRDLTRKNEFIRNVFGRYVSAQVAQQVLDSPEGLDFGGEEREVTILMSDLRGFTSIVNRRTPKEVLSLLNLYLEAMVEVIERFQGTIIEILGDSFLVMFGAPLSLPDHADRAVASAIAMQGAMVEVNRVAGDQSLPLLEMGIGVHTGPCVVGNIGSERRSKYAAVGTTVNLAGRIESVTMGGQVLVSETTLAAVKVPLELEGEFSIEPKGVMRSLHLSAVRSIGGPFALSLPETDRTLHLVVPALPLSFTVVHEKAVAQTVHDGLLLELSEREARFVSSFVPHPLDNLKIRLADDTGEQVCETYAKVQANSNGAGNTTLIRFTSLSADVRNWIASQLPRRR